The segment TGAAATGGCTAGCATAGTTCTGGGTCCAGAGCACACACACTACGTACTGAATAATGTTAGCAATCTTCTCCATATATTTCTCTGTACAAGTAACACAAAATGATCTAATTTGagcaaaacaaaagtaatattttttaaaacatcaaaacagGTCTTAAATCATTGAtttgacttaaattttatttattttgagaaataagagcatgaacagaggaaggacagagagagagggagactgagaactccaagcaggttccacgttgtcagtgcagagcctgatgaggggctcgaattcacaaaccataagatcctgacttgagccgaaaccgagagctggatgctttaccaactgagccaccctggcaccccaaggcCTTTAACAATTTAAAGGATAGAGGTGTAAGCTGGGAAAAGAAAGTGCTGCCAGAGCACAATGATAGAGAACCATCAGAGCAGGTACGTCAGAATGAGAGAAAGGACTAGTTTATTTGGCcaaagaaatgtgattttttttttaaattaagtttcagAATGGCACTAAGAACGAAGACTACTGAGAGGTAGTCTGTCGGTGGACAGATGAAGCAGTGAGGTGTGGTAGAAACTGATAAGAGAAAAAACAGCATAGGCAAAATATTTCCTATGGAAATATTGAAATTCCCAAGGGTGATGACACGGAATGAGCTAAAGAGAAAAACCAGTGGCAGCTAATGAAAAGCTAACTGAATGCTAGTGAAAGTCACTCTGGCTCATCAGCTTCTTATAGGTACCTATCTTTTATCATAGGAAATATACACAGAGCCTGTGtgtatatggaaatatatacaggcatgaatatatatatatatatatatatatatatatatatatatatataaacacacacacacaacacacacacacacacatatattcttcTAATATTATAATCAATATATTTAATACAGTCATAAAACATTAATACATGTaataatataattacatatattcatCCAATAAGCTATATCtaacactgaataaaaaaaatgaaagcttggtAAAACAGTGTTAAGAAACTGAAATTGGTTTTCAGAGTgttcatatttttcaattttgtgaaAGAATtggaacaaaaaaattaagatctgaCACTTTTAAGTGTTTGTGAACAAAAGAATCCgatttaaataaaacatcttaCTTTCTAGCATCTACCAGAAAAATCTATctcatcatctttttaaaattttttttcaacgtttatttatttttgggacagagagagacagagcatgaacgggggaggagcagagagagagggagacacagaatcggaaacaggctccaggctccgagccatcagcccatagcctgaagcggggctcgaactcacggaccgcgagatcgtgacctggctgaagtcggacgcttaaccgactgcgccacccaggcacccctatctcaTCATCTTTTAAtctccttccattttctcctttagaaGATGAAAACCACCAAATAAATGGCCCAAGGGAATCTCACCCCAGTGACTGAGTTCATTCTCACAGGAGTCTCAGACCTCCCAGAGCTCCAGATTCcactcttctttgttttcctggtgATCTATGGGTTCACTGTGGCAGGGAACCTGGGCATCATCACCCTCACCAGTGTTGACTCTCAACTTCaaacccccatgtacttcttcctcaggCACTTGGCTATCATCAATCTTGGTGATTCTACTGTCATTGCCCCAAAAATGCTGGTTAACTTCTTGGCTTCAAAAAAGACCATATCCTACTATGGATGTGCAGCCCAACTGGGTGGGTTCTTAGTCTTTATTGTGGCTGAGATTTTCATGCTAGCTGTAATGGCCTACGACCGCTACGTGGCTATTTGCAACCCCCTGCTCTACGGGGTGGTGGTATCTCCACAGATCTGTCTGCTGCTGGTATCCCTCACATACCTCTACAGTCTGACCACAGCACTGACCGTCACCTCCTGTGTGTTCTCTGTATCATACTGCTCTTCCAATGTAATCAATCATTTTTACTGTGATAATGTCCCTTTGTTGGCATTGTCCTGTTCTGATACTTACATTCCAGAAACAGCAGTGTTTACCTTTTCAGGGAccaatttgcttttctctatGATTATTGTTCTAATTTCCTATTTCAACATCGTCCTTGCCATTTTGAGGATACGTTCCTCAGAGGGTCGACAAAAAGCCTTTTCCACCTGTGCCTCCCACATGATGGCTGTCACTGTGTTCTACGGGACCCTTCTCTTCATGTATTTGCAACCAAGGAGCAACCACTCATTGGATACTGATAAAATGGCCTCTGTCTTCTACACCCTGGTGATACCCATGCTGAATCCCCTCATTTACAGCCTAAGGAACAAGGATGTGAAGGATGCATTGAAGAGTTTCCTAAATAAGGCGTGTCAGTCTTTCAAattcatgtaaatttaaaattacaggTGTCTTCTTTTAAGGGTTTCTATTTGCTCCTGAAAAGCTAATCTCTGCTAAGTGCAGAGacaataaatagttaaaaattcTATCAATTTCAATGGTAAAATCTTAACCCTTTCGATTCCAACCTCAAATACGCAACTCTCCCTAATACAAAATGTATTAGCTGACCAAAGAaagcacatttatttaaatagtaaacaataatttcaaaataagcatattttagAGCTCAACACAACCTGTTACTGGGGTTTTAGAATTTCTAATCAAGGAAGGGAAAGTCTGAGAGCTTGGAAGTTGGTTAAGAGTCACGTTATCTTCTTCGCCTAATATATGTTTTCTTCAGctgttaaaagttttatttttacttgttgcAGTATTTTATTGTTCAATTTCTTAACCTTTTAGAATCCATTTTTATCTTGCACTTAGCATAAATTTAAATCACCtttcagggaaaataaaaaccaaacaagaaTGCTTAGATAAACATGGAAATAGGACAcgtgggaaaacagaaaaagaaaacacaaaagaggaTTCCACTTTTTCATTCTTCTCACGTGGTGCATGTACACAAAGGAAAATGTTGACATTCATACCAGTGTGACATAAAATCAATATTTCCATGTCATAATCTCATAACAAACACTCATGTAGAGTTCATTGTCTGTATTATTGAACCATAACAACAAACACCACATCTTTTAGCATGTTTATTTAGTGTGCTTTGAAGTAAAGTGttattagaacaaaaataaagccaGTGTTCTCAAAGAAGTTCTCAAGGGCACCAGTTCTCAAGGGCACCATGaccacacacacgtgtacacacacacacacacacacacacacagttaacaGTCATGATGTGTCATATCtctgtacatttaaaatgctgCTAACTTACAATGGACTAAGGGAGACTGGTCAGGGCACGCAAGGGAATGCAAGGTCAGGCAATGTCTATGATTAAAGTAAATTCAGGAAATATTCAGGGAAGTCAGAAACAAGCCAAATACAGGAACCATGACACTCAGGTCCATGAGCTAATTTCTAACTTTAGTCATGAATAAAGAGCAAAGCTGAAAACATAAAGTCACCCTGTATGATGGATACTTCTGGTCTCATTTACATAGCAGGGAACATCTTCACACTTCTGGGGGTTGCACATGGGCATTTTTGGTGGGTAGGTGGGAGCATATTCTAAAACATTATGTCTGTCTCATTCACTATTACTCACAAAAGCTTACATACTATGTACCCTTTCTGCATGCATTACCTACAAAATGTGTCCTAAACAAACTACACACAAAGCCTTCTTTGAAATAAGGAAACGACAAAGCATTTGGCTCAAAGGTTCCAAAGTGTATGcgcacatacacatgcactcaCATATCTCTTGTACACATTTATCAGAAATGATGAATCAACATAATCAACCAACCAGGCAGGCACATCAGCCCAGCACCAAGCGTCCATGGAATAAGAtagggaaaataatttatatgtcaGCTTTGATCTCCAATTGATCAAACCTCATCCTGTGAGATGTTAAGTCACCTGTGCTTCCAGCTTCTCCCTACCTAACTGCTCTGCAGTTTCCATGGCATGGGTGTTCAGAGACAATAAGATCCCCCTAGTGGTGAGGGGGGAAAGAAGATGCAAGACAGTCATAAGACAAAGTCTGACCACCTATAAAGCTAGGACAAACTTCAAATGACACCACAAGGCCCCTCATTCTGCAGCTGCCACAGAGGCAGTAGACTGACCTGACTCCGTAGGTAGGGATGCTCAGGGCAGAGAGCATCTCAAGTGCATAAATCTTGGGTGGCCCACCCTGAATCTTCTCAAGaccatgaaaataagaaaaaccatCAAACTTTCCCAAATTCTGCAGAGCAAATGCCATTTCATAAATTCAAACCCAAAAACTTACTGAAGGACTATTGTCACAGCAGCTCATTATGCTTTGAATCACCATGGTCATACACcttaatattttacttatgtCCCAAGACATATATCTAGTATTAAATATtgccaactatatcaataatctaATACATAACAGAGATTGGTatgattctgaattttttttcaatgcaaaAATTATATTGAGGAATTGTAAGTCTTccaatggagattttttttaatcgcTTATGGTTTATATAAGTTTGGTTTGATCTATTAATGTCATCTGCCTGGAAGTCCAGAAGCATTCACCAGATGTAAACATGACATAGGTCACATCTATCAACTCTCCTTTTCAGATGGCTATTTCCACAAGCCACCTCCATGGCAATGAAAAAATATTGTCAAGGAAATCATTCAAAAAAGAAGTGACTTCACTGTAAATatggatggagggaggcaaaATAGAGATTTCTATGATAGCATCAGGTTTCTTTTGCTTAGAGAAACTTAGCTAAAGCCCAAACAAAATAATTCTCCACTGCTTTTCTTATATCATCAGACTTAAACCTTATACTAGTTCCTTGTCTTACTCCCTCTTTGTTccgccttttttttctctctgtgtctcaataaaagctacagatatttttttttcttctttccttctgtgcaAGGCAGAAGTACTACTTATGAAGCTTGATATTCTTCCACAAATTATGCCCTGTGGCACTGTCTAAGCTTCTGTCCAGGATTGGTTTTGACTCTTTCAATAGGTAAACAGCCATTTTTACGAACAATCATTATTTGGGTTGGAGAAATTTTATTGACAGAATAGCTTTGGTAAACTTTTACCTCAGTACACAAAATACAAGACTTTGAGTTACCTAAAGTGTAAATATGAGTATATCTAGTTCTTAA is part of the Felis catus isolate Fca126 chromosome D1, F.catus_Fca126_mat1.0, whole genome shotgun sequence genome and harbors:
- the LOC101081925 gene encoding olfactory receptor 8J2 isoform X1, which codes for MAQGNLTPVTEFILTGVSDLPELQIPLFFVFLVIYGFTVAGNLGIITLTSVDSQLQTPMYFFLRHLAIINLGDSTVIAPKMLVNFLASKKTISYYGCAAQLGGFLVFIVAEIFMLAVMAYDRYVAICNPLLYGVVVSPQICLLLVSLTYLYSLTTALTVTSCVFSVSYCSSNVINHFYCDNVPLLALSCSDTYIPETAVFTFSGTNLLFSMIIVLISYFNIVLAILRIRSSEGRQKAFSTCASHMMAVTVFYGTLLFMYLQPRSNHSLDTDKMASVFYTLVIPMLNPLIYSLRNKDVKDALKSFLNKACQSFKFM
- the LOC101081925 gene encoding olfactory receptor 8J2 isoform X2 translates to MAQGNLTPVTEFILTGVSDLPELQIPLFFVFLVIYGFTVAGNLGIITLTSVDSQLQTPMYFFLRHLAIINLGDSTVIAPKMLVNFLASKKTISYYGCAAQLGGFLVFIVAEIFMLAVMAYDRYVAICNPLLYGVVVSPQICLLLVSLTYLYSLTTALTVTSCVFSVSYCSSNVINHFYCDNVPLLALSCSDTYIPETAVFTFSGTNLLFSMIIVLISYFNIVLAILRIRSSEGRQKAFSTCASHMMAVTVFYGTLLFMYLQPRSNHSLDTDKMASVFYTLVIPMLNPLIYSLRNKDVKDALKSTI